A part of Kryptolebias marmoratus isolate JLee-2015 linkage group LG8, ASM164957v2, whole genome shotgun sequence genomic DNA contains:
- the lamb2l gene encoding laminin subunit beta-1, with the protein MSTMTLHLSLLMLAVTAFGQELPSNPHSCTEGSCYPATGNLLIGRAVNLTATSTCGLHGPEQYCIVSHLQEPDKCFECDSQHPYDLYHHRNSHRIQNVIYLMDRNEHHTWWQSVNGKEDVSIRLNLEAEFHFTHLIMKFKTFRPAAMIIERSADFGRTWRPYRYFASNCTRTFPGIPANGLHQINDIICEERYSDIEPSTNGEVIFKVLDPAIPVEDPYSLDIQELLRITNLRINFTKLNTLGDDLLDRRSDVLQKYYYAIYELVVRGSCFCYGHASECTPVPGVDIQQNGMIHGRCVCKHNTEGLNCERCKDFYNDSPWRPAEAEEPHTCRKCNCNDHSNQCHFDMAVYLATGSGSGGVCVNCQHNTMGRNCEMCRPFYYQDPNRDAKDPRVCVACDCDPVGSLDGGICDSHTDPDMGMISGQCRCKVNVKGVRCDNCKTGYYGLSQIDPLGCQPCNCDPRGVILMDAPCDQISGDCSCKRYVTGRHCNQCLPEYWGLSNDLGGCRPCDCDFGGAYNNRCMMDSGDCACRRHLIGRQCSEVQPGYFCAPLDFYKYEAEDATGLSPGDSTLPGKVRPQAADDCIQHLNNQARRHRRHRRISSSQQNQAALRRIRQLQQTPDVTTVHRERTPGHIVTWTGPGFARVKDGAGLVFTIDNIPYAMEYDIMIRYEPESTEDWEAVVSITSVQLPSSIRCGNLLPTEQLYTETLLHHNRVIHMSRPFCFEPSNRYVVAIRFQRHGVAHRHLTAFILIDSLVLIPKYTELPGFHGNEAAAEQHRSDMIRYMCLDSFLITPMPALAEMCTKLICSISSIIHDGALRCQCDPQGSISGECEKVGGQCLCKTNVIGQHCDQCAPGTYGFGANGCTPCNCHSDGSVSHQCEPVTGQCQCRHGATGRQCSDCQPGQWGFPSCSPCQCNGHAEICDPETGECRGCRNSTAGHFCDRCMDGFYGNPVLGSGDHCRPCPCPGYPGSNHFNGHSCQADQTSDQIVCNCKQGYTGLRCDQCAPGYYGNPERPGGQCLPCECNNNINPQDPESCDSRTGQCLRCLHHTDGPSCSHCERGYFGNALAQDCRRCTCVPSGTVESACSDSWCHCNPQTGGCPCRENVVGHDCDQCAPDHWNHGQDGGCEPCNCDHQHALGTDCNVVTGQCRCRPGFGGKHCTECEQLHWGNPQEGCRECNCHPLGSKTAQCHRETGDCECREEATGRYCDQCARGFTGVFPSCVQCHPCFQLWDDHLCQIKRDLEHINSIVKKILESGVSPGLGDALIKELERKLNQVRDLIGTGDTDEIRQLIEESILDLSTEILLTNRSLMNISQELNITERQDEELKRALSDLEKELRDINATVAHKQQLLEDYLTSGFADQFEKIKKFYRESLQAEKKCNGSVSGPDSPVEQSNGTRARTDKLLNARKDKFLQVLAAQKNSLNELQKKTQHLDEKVHHLSHKVCGGHGNASVNGSCPESQCGGAGCRDDQGNHVCGGKGCNGTVSTSLAALKVAKNASDGLNAANKELQEVSKKLQDVAALMKDVKNLMMTALEKAQKKKEYFEKNNKNLKDFIKTIKDFLTEEGADPDSIQKVAMQVMEIKLPFNRTTLDKVIRKINDSLSNLTNVGTVVNQTSQLIESAQELLEKAKEAKSRAESVNDLVNNTKQALNVSEEAIEKARTALKEARDNLNITNNATAEVEQSLQQLEDKQMDIMMRLNNLSIGVEALKNKTEMNRQMAKDALALAKNATHQATSLDKSFNNTEKRFNELKTKVASIGLESGTLNNIHDKVRNMTKDAEDLLNKAKDGIKELDNLEQKFRSNEDRMQKQRDELDDLQRNVTAVRDFIRKQLHLYTIC; encoded by the exons ATGTCCACCATGACGCTGCACCTGAGCCTCCTCATGCTGG CTGTGACCGCGTTTGGCCAGGAACTACCATCGAACCCCCACAGCTGCACGGAGGGAAGTTGTTATCCTGCAACTGGAAACCTTTTGATCGGACGAGCTGTCAACTTAACTGCTACCTCCACTTGTGGCCTGCATGGCCCGGAACAGTATTGTATTGTCAGCCATTTACAG GAGCCTGACAAGTGTTTCGAGTGTGACTCCCAGCATCCCTACGACCTGTACCACCACAGAAACAGCCACCGCATCCAAAATGTGATCTACCTCATGGACAGGAACGAACACCACACCTGGTGGCAGTCTGTCAATG GTAAGGAGGATGTCAGCATCAGACTAAATCTGGAGGCCGAATTTCACTTCACACATCTCATCATGAAATTCAAG aCCTTCCGGCCTGCAGCAATGATCATTGAGCGCTCAGCTGATTTTGGACGCACATGGCGCCCCTACCGCTACTTCGCCTCCAACTGTACCAGAACTTTCCCCGGTATCCCCGCCAATGGCTTGCACCAAATAAACGACATCATCTGTGAGGAACGCTACTCCGACATCGAGCCGTCAACTAACGGAGAG gtcatttttaaagttctggACCCTGCAATTCCTGTGGAAGATCCCTACAGCTTGGACATTCAAG aACTTTTGCGTATTACCAACCTGCGAATTAACTTCACAAAGCTCAACACCCTGGGAGACGACCTGCTGGACCGTCGCTCGGACGTCCTGCAAAAATATTACTATGCCATTTATGAGCTCGTTGTCCGAGGGAGCTGCTTTTGTTACGGACACGCTTCAGAGTGCACCCCGGTGCCGGGAGTAGACATCCAGCAGAACGGCATG ATCCACGGTCGCTGTGTATGCAAACACAACACCGAAGGCCTGAACTGCGAGCGCTGCAAAGATTTTTACAACGACTCTCCTTGGAGGCCAGCTGAGGCGGAAGAGCCGCACACCTGCAGAA aGTGTAACTGCAACGACCACTCCAACCAGTGTCATTTTGACATGGCGGTGTATTTGGCAACAGGCAGCGGCAGCGGAGGAGTTTGTGTCAACTGTCAGCACAACACGATGGGACGCAACTGTGAGATGTGCAGACCGTTCTACTACCAGGACCCCAACAGGGACGCTAAGGACCCACGTGTTTGTGTTG cCTGTGATTGTGACCCAGTGGGATCATTAGACGGCGGTATCTGTGACAGCCACACCGACCCGGACATGGGGATGATCAGTGGACAGTGTCGCTGCAAAGTAAATGTAAAAGGCGTGCGCTGCGACAACTGCAAGACGGGCTATTACGGACTCAGCCAGATTGATCCACTTGGCTGCCAGC CTTGCAATTGTGATCCCCGTGGCGTCATTCTGATGGATGCTCCTTGTGATCAGATCAGCGGAGATTGTTCCTGTAAACGATACGTCACAGGTCGCCACTGCAACCAGTGTTTG CCTGAATACTGGGGGCTCAGTAATGATCTGGGGGGATGCAGACCTTGTGACTGTGACTTTGGTGGAGCCTACAACAACAG GTGCATGATGGATAGTGGGGACTGTGCCTGCAGGAGACATTTAATCGGTCGACAGTGCTCAGAGGTGCAGCCTGGGTATTTCTGTGCTCCTCTTGACTTCTACAAGTATGAGGCTGAAGATGCCACAGGACTCTCCCCCGGCGACTCTACCCTGCCG GGCAAAGTTCGTCCTCAGGCAGCAGACGACTGCATTCAGCATCTCAACAACCAGGCGAGGAGGCACCGGCGACACCGGCGCATTTCGAGCTCCCAGCAAAATCAGGCAGCCCTGAGACGCATCCGGCAGCTTCAACAAACA ccgGATGTGACGACCGTCCATAGAGAGCGCACTCCTGGCCACATCGTGACGTGGACTGGACCCGGTTTTGCTCGCGTCAAAGACGGCGCCGGCCTGGTGTTCACTATCGACAACATCCCCTATGCCATGGAGTATGACATCATGATCCGCTACGAACCCGAA TCCACAGAAGACTGGGAGGCTGTCGTTAGTATTACCTCTGTTCAGCTGCCCTCAAGTATCCGATGTGGAAACCTCCTACCGACTGAGCAGCTCTACACTGAAACTCTGCTGCACCACAACCG aGTCATTCACATGTCCAGGCCGTTCTGCTTTGAGCCCAGTAACCGTTACGTGGTTGCTATCAGGTTCCAGCGACACGGGGTTGCACATAGGCACCTAACTGCTTTTATTCTCATCGACTCG CTGGTACTGATCCCCAAATACACGGAGCTTCCTGGTTTCCATGGTAACGAGGCAGCGGCAGAGCAGCACCGGAGCGATATGATCCGCTACATGTGCCTGGATTCCTTCCTGATCACACCGATGCCAGCTCTGGCTGAAATGTGCACCAAGCTCATCTGTAGCATCTCATCCATCATCCATGATGGCGCTCTGC GCTGTCAGTGTGACCCTCAGGGCTCCATCAGCGGTGAGTGTGAGAAGGTCGGAGGTCAGTGTCTCTGTAAAACCAATGTCATCGGGCAACACTGCGACCAGTGCGCACCCGGAACCTACGGCTTTGGAGCAAATGGCTGCACCC CTTGTAATTGCCACTCCGACGGCTCCGTGAGTCACCAGTGTGAGCCAGTCACAGGCCAGTGTCAGTGCAGGCATGGAGCAACCGGGCGCCAGTGCTCGGACTGCCAGCCGGGCCAGTGGGGTTTCCCCAGCTGCAGCCCCTGTCAGTGCAACGGCCACGCAGAAATCTGTGACCCTGAAACGGGGGAATGCAGAGGCTGCAGGAACAGCACAGCAGGACACTTCTGTGATCG TTGCATGGACGGGTTTTATGGAAACCCAGTGCTCGGCTCGGGGGACCACTGTCGCCCATGTCCCTGTCCAGGTTACCCTGGTTCAAACCACTTTAATGGACATTCCTGTCAGGCTGACCAAACCTCTGATCAGATCGTATGCAACTGCAAACAAGGCTATACAG GTCTCCGCTGTGATCAGTGCGCCCCTGGTTACTACGGCAACCCAGAGCGGCCCGGAGGGCAGTGTCTGCCATGCGAATGTAATAACAACATCAACCCCCAGGATCCCGAATCATGTGACTCCAGAACAGGCCAGTGTCTGCGGTGCCTGCACCACACTGACGGCCCGTCCTGTTCTCACTGTGAACGTGGGTATTTTGGCAACGCTTTGGCCCAGGACTGCAGAC GTTGCACCTGTGTGCCTTCTGGCACCGTGGAGTCCGCCTGCAGTGACAGCTGGTGTCACTGCAACCCTCAGACTGGAGGCTGTCCTTGCAGGGAGAACGTAGTCGGCCACGACTGCGACCAGTGTGCTCCTGACCACTGGAATCACGGCCAGGATGGAGGCTGTGAGCCCTGTAACTGCGACCATCAACATGCCCTGGGAACTGACTGCAACGTG GTTACAGGTCAGTGCCGCTGTCGCCCTGGATTTGGAGGCAAACACTGCACCGAGTGTGAGCAGCTTCACTGGGGAAACCCACAGGAGGGGTGTCGAG AGTGTAACTGCCACCCGCTGGGCTCAAAGACTGCTCAGTGTCACCGAGAAACAGGTGACTGCGAGTGCCGAGAGGAAGCGACGGGGCGGTACTGCGACCAGTGTGCGCGTGGCTTCACGGGTGTCTTCCCCAGCTGTGTCCAGTGTCATCCGTGTTTCCAGCTGTGGGACGACCACCTGTGTCAGATTAAAAGGGACTTGGAACACATCAACTCCATTGTGAAGAAGATCCTGGAGAGTGGGGTCTCGCCTGGACTCGGGGACGCCCTCAtcaaggagctggagaggaagCTGAATCAGGTGCGGGATCTGATTGGTACAGGGGACACAGACGAGATCCGCCAGCTGATCGAAGAGAGCATCCTTGACCTCAG TACTGAGATTCTCCTCACTAACAGAAGTCTAATGAACATCAGCCAAGAGTTAAACATTACAGAAAGACAGGATGAGGAGTTAAAACGCGCCCTGAGTGATTTAGAGAAAGAGCTGAGAGACATTAACGCGACCGTGGctcacaaacagcagctgctggaggactaCCTCACCTCAGGGTTTGCAG aTCAGTTCGAGAAAATTAAGAAGTTCTACCGGGAGTCGCTGCAGGCTGAGAAGAAATGCAACGGCTCGGTGTCGGGTCCTGACAGTCCCGTGGAACAGTCCAACGGTACCCGCGCTCGCACTGACAAGCTGCTGAATGCCCGAAAAGACAAGTTCCTCCAGGTTCTGGCTGCTCAAAAGAACTCGttaaatgagctgcagaaaaaaactcaacacCTTGATGAGAAGGTTCATCACCTCAGCCACAAG GTGTGTGGTGGTCACGGCAATGCCAGCGTCAATGGCAGCTGCCCTGAGAGCCAATGTGGCGGCGCAGGTTGCCGTGACGATCAGGGTAACCACGTTTGTGGTGGAAAGGGGTGCAACGGGACGGTGAGCACGTCTCTGGCAGCTTTGAAGGTCGCCAAGAACGCCTCAGACGGTCTGAACGCCGCGAacaaggagctgcaggaagtcTCGAAGAAG CTCCAGGATGTAGCTGCCCTGATGAAGGATGTGAAGAACCTGATGATGACTGCGCTGGAGAAAGCCCAGAAGAAGAAGGAGTATTTTGAAAAGAACAACAAGAATCTTAAAGATTTCATAAAGACTATTAAAGACTTCCTTActg AGGAGGGAGCAGATCCCGACAGCATCCAGAAAGTGGCAATGCAGGTCATGGAGATCAAACTGCCCTTCAACAGGACCACTCTGGATAAAGTCATCAGGAAGATAAATGACAGTCTCTCCAACCTCACCAACGTAGGGACGGTTGTAAATCAGACCTCTCAGCTCATCGAAAGCGCTCAGGAGCTGCTTGAAAAAGCTAAAGAGGCCAA GAGCCGAGCAGAGTCCGTAAACGATCTTGTGAATAACACCAAGCAGGCGCTGAATGTGTCAGAGGAGGCCATAGAAAAAGCAAGGACTGCCCTGAAGGAGGCCCGTGACAATCTGAACATCACGAATAACGCCACTGCAGAG GTGGAACAGAGTCTGCAGCAGCTTGAGGATAAGCAGATGGACATCATGATGCGTTTGAATAACCTCTCCATCGGGGTGGAGGCTCTCAAAAACAAGACGGAGATGAACAGACAGATGGCGAAGGACGCCTTAGCTCTGGCTAAGAATGCTACTCACCAGGCGACCTCACTGGACAAG AGCTTCAACAACACGGAGAAACGGTTCAATGAGCTGAAGACAAAGGTGGCGTCTATCGGTCTGGAGTCTGGAACCCTGAACAACATCCACGACAAGGTCAGAAATATGACCAAGGATGCAGAGGATCTCCTGAACAAAGCCAAGGACGGGATAAAAGAACTCGACA